TCGCTGTAACAGGCGTTAATGAAGATATAGCTGTTCGGAACGAAGTACATGTACTGGGCTACGAATCGACCGGTGTAGGCATATCTTCGATGCGATCGGCAGGTGCCTGAGGAAGGATCTCGGTCCATTGCCTGCATGTATACCAGTTCGTTGCGATTGAGCTGAGTCCGATAGGCGGAATCAGCCGACGCACCGACAGTTGTGGCGGTCCACACCGCCAGGTGCCTGGCACCGTCTCTCCCCATGCATCCCCCGCCATGAGCATCAATATAGTAGATCCCATCATCGACCACACTAAACAGGGAAGTGACGCTGCCGGTGGAGGGAACGGTTACATAGCCGTGGTTTTCCAGCAGCGACTTGATTATGGGCGCTCCGATAGCGAAGCAACCCGTCCCCAGCGTGCTTACCACGCGGGCCTGAATGGAGGAGGGAAGGTCGTAATCGTAGGCGGGGGCAGCGACACGTGGCAGCACGTCCTCGGCCAGGGGATCCACAAGGTCCGGGAAGCGCCGGTCCGGGATCTCGAAACCGATGGGGACCGATGTCTCCAGCTCCGAGTCGACCCAGCTTTCGTTGTTGCTTGCCGAGCCGCTGGGGAAGCGGTTGTTGGGAACTGATATGATCCGCCCGTCCGTGAACCAGGCCCAGACGGATACGCTGTCGATTACGCCGGCCGAGTCTATATCCGGGATCGTGTTGAGATACGCGGCGAGTTTGATGGCCGCCGAATCGTCAGGCTCACCGAGCAGCGAGTTGTAGGCGCTGTCAATGGCGTTGAACACTGCCTCACGCTGAGAGAACGTGAGCCCGGTCTCGTCGCACTGGGGCAGCGTGATGTTTTCCGGGCCCGTGATGAAGAGGTAGTCAATCAATATTGTCACATCAACTATCGAAATATCCTCGCATGTCGGGTTCGCACCGCCGGATTGGTTGATATCAGCCTCGGCAATGCACGGGATCGCGTCGCATGAGAGCGATATGAACTTGGCGTCGATAATCAAGGTTATGTCGCCAAGGGACGGCTCGGGACTGCCGTCGCCGTTGGCATCGCCGACCGTGCCGACACAGCAGTTTGCTTGTGCTGCCGTTGCGGAGGGGAGGTTCAGCAGGGCAAGCAGAGGAACCGCCGTTATTCCAAGAGTGGCCCACAGCTTAGCGCGAAAGGAACAACGAGTGAAGCGGAAGGAAGTGGCTTTCGAGGACATGTAACTCTCCTAAGAGTTGCTCGGTCGTTGAACTCTCGCCAGTTAGCATAATGTGACTTCGAGACTATTCCGCGTATACTAAGGTAAAATGGGTCTACGCGGAAAGTTTGTCAAGGACAAAATTGGTCGCTTTAGCCCAATATCTCATTTCAAAGTGAGTGATTTCAGGGGGCCTTTCTTCAGCGGCGCTTCTGACTACTCGGCGGGGGGCATCGCCTCGGTACCCCATCCGCTTGCGGTGGGGGGAGATCGTGCGGACACAGTTACATTATTGGCGAGTCGCGCAAGCGAATAAAACTGCACCCTTCGACATGCTCAGGGCAGGCGCAGCTCAGGGTGACGCAGGTAGTGGCTCGTGTACCCCCGCAAAAGAGGCAGACCAGGAGGTCTGCCGCCCACGGAAACGCAAGGGGCAGATCGGGAGGTCGGCCGCCCACGAGATCTGGGCGGGTTGCCGCCACCGCCGACAAGCGCAGCCAACCCGGCCTACCTTTCCCGGATTCCCCTTGCCATTCGGCGAGCGTTTCATCTATATTCATCCATCCAGACATCGCGTGCTGTTTGAGTTCTCAAAACTACAAGGAGCCCTTAGCCAAGGAGCCACATATGCGACACGCTATCATTCTCGTATTCACGCTTATCCTGCTGGCCGGTTGCGACAGCAGCGACAAGAGCACGAATCCGACTCCACCCAAGCAGATTCTACCGCTGACGGTCGGCAATTTCTATGTCTACGAAAACGCCGTGCTCGATTCAGCCGGCAGTGTGATCGGGGCTGATACGGTCATTTGGACTGTTGCCAAGGACACTATCATCCAGAACGAACGATGGTATATCATGACCGTTAACGGCGTCAGGGATCCGGAAGTCTCTCTGCCGACTACTAACCGCGGCGACGGTTTATGGGTGGACGGACCATCGGGGTTTCTCCTGTTCAAATATCCGGCCGCGGTCAACGACACGGTATTCTTCGGCAGTGACACATCGACAGTGGAATCGATCCACGACACAATCACGGTCCCCGCGGGGACGTTCGAATGCATCAACTACAAGTGGGTCGGCAGCCGAGACGAAGACAGGGCGTACCAATATCATTATTTTTCGCCGGGAGTGGGGCACGTCAAGACGGATGAGTATTACAGAACTACCTCCGAGTTTGTTTATGTGAGGTATCGGATGGTGTTGCTCGATGAGTTGATACTCTAATCCGAGGACCTGAACAAGGGGCAGACCGGGAGGTCTGCCGCCCACGGGGCAACAATGAACCCACGGTGTTGAGCCTGTAGGTCGAAACCCCTGTGGTTTCGACAGCCGTGCATTGGCGGGTATGAAGCAAACCCGCCCTACAATCGGCGACGATCAGTACGGGAACATCATTACCGCGTCATCCGCTCCACCTCCGCTACCTGCTCCGCGAACTGCTTGAGGGTCGCTTCGATTGGCGTGGGCGTGGTCATGTCGACACCGCAGCGTTTCAAAAGCTCGATCGGGTGATCGCTGCCGCCGGCGCGAAGCATGGTCAGGTACTTCTCGATCAGACCGCTCTCGCCGTTTAGAAACCGCCGCAGGATCGCTTGTGTCGCCGCAAACGACGTGGCATACTGGTAGACATAGAATGACATATAGAAATGGGGGATGCGCGACCACTTCAGTGGCGTGAAATCGTCGACCGTGAAGTCGGGGCCATAGTACTTCTGTGTCAACTCGCGCCACTTGGCAGTCATCAGTTCCGGCGAGAGCGCCCCACCGTTCTCAACCTCGGTGTGGATATCGAGCTCGAAATGCGCGTACATCACCTGGTTGAAGAACGTCCCGACCGCGTTGTCGATCGCCCGGTCAAGCAGGTAGAGACGCTGCCTATCATCTTTAGTCCGCTTGAGAAGATAATCCAGCAGCAGTCCTTCGTTGAGTGTCGACGCCACCTCGGCAACAAAAATGGCGTAGTGTGACTTCGGATAAGGCTGTGTCTTGCAAGTAAAATGGCTGTGCATGGCGTGGCCCAGCTCATGCGCGAGCGTGAAGAAGCTGTCGACCGTGTCGTTGTAATTCATCAGCACGAACGGATGCGCCGTATAGCTGTGCGAGCTGTACGCGCCGCTCCCCTTGCCCTCGGTCTCCCAGACATCGACCCAGCGGTGATGAAAGGCGTGGCGCAGCTGACGGCCGTATTCGTCGCCGAGCGCGGCGGCCGATTCAATCACCTGCCGGACCGCATCGTCATACGGCACCTCGTATTTCTGCTCCGGAAAGAGAGGGCAGAACATGTCGTAGCTGTGAATTTCATCGAGTTTGAGCAAGCGCTTCCGAAGGCAAACGTATTCATGCAATCCCTGAAGGTTCTTCTCAGTCGTTTCGATTAGCGCGTGGTAGACCTCGATCGGGATGTTGTTCGAATCGAGCGCCGCATGCAGGCAACTATCATAGCGGCGGGTGCGGGTGTAGAACACATCGGTGTTCACCGCCGATGCCAGCGATGCCCCCAGCGTGTTGGTGTGTTCTCGATAGGGTGAGTAGAACGCCTCGTGGGTCTCTTTGCGCACGCGCGGGTCGGATGATTCGAGCAGCTTGATCGCCCGCTGTTTGGTCAACTGTACTTCGTTGCCGTGTTCGTCTCTCACTGATGGGTATTTGATATCGGCGTCGTCGAGCATCGAAAAGATCGTATCCGGCCCGCGGGTTACCAGGGACGACAACGCCAGCACCTCCTCGACTTCCTCGGAGCGGATATGCTGCTTGGAACGGATTAACTCTTTGATGTAGAAGTCATACTCGTCGGTGCGCGGGAACTGCGCGGCCATCTTTTGCAGTCGTGACTCGTCGATCGTCAACAGTTCCGGCTCGACAAACGAGTAGGCAGCGCCGGCGTCGGATGACAGTGCAGCGGCCCGCTCGGTGAGGGCCTGGTATTTGGAAACGCGGTTATCAAGGTCCTTGTTGAGATAGGCGTATTGATAGAGGTTCGACAGAATGATCTGAAGTTCGGTTCGCGTGTGGAAACAGGCGTACATGGTCTGGGGGGAGTCAGCCAACTTACCGGCGAACTGTTTGGCCTGGGCGATCAATGACTTGGCTTTTTGGTAATCCGCGTCCCAGGCAGCTTCATCGGCGTAGATATCCGCCAGGTTCCATTTGTGTTTGTCGGCGATCTGATTACGGATGGGGATGGTTTTCTGTTCGGGCATGGTTGATCCTCTTTGGTGTTGATTCTCTCCGGCGGGAATATGATGAATTGCGGTTCGGAATTCCAGCGGCAATTGGTTGATACTGATAATGCGTGGGTTGTCGGGTTTGTTCAGCAAGTGCAACGCACTCGCTTTGCGAACCCGACCTACTTCGGCTTCCACAACTTCGGAAAGTAATAGCTCAACAGCAGAAATACCGCGCCGAAACCCATAAAGAGCAGCACGCGCCATATGGTTTCGAGCTCGGACAGGTCGATCAGGAACAGTTTGGCTACCACCAGCAGCAGGGTTCCCAGCGCGATCCATCGCAATGCGTTCGAGTTGAGTCGCAACGACGTCACCAGCAGGATCGCGCCATAAACTCCCCATGCGATAGTCACATAACCGGTGCCGTCTTCGAGTCCGGATAGTTCTCGACCCAGCCAGGCAAGAAGCGCGAGGTGCGCGGCCAGTCCATAGATCATTTTCAGTTGGCGTGAAGTGAACTGATATGATATTGCGGCGCCCGCGAAAATGACCACAAGATCAGAGAATGCCAGGCGGTTGAAGACTACCGGTCGCTCGCTGTCACGCGCGAGCAGATGCATCATTAACCAGAAGCCAACTATTACGGACATGACATGCGCACCGGCCAGGATCTTTGAATCGGTCAATCGCTGTGCGAGCAGATGAAGCGCCAGCGCCTCGCCGGCCCACGCCAGCATCAGGGTATTGCCGTCAAGAAGCATGGAGAGC
The genomic region above belongs to Candidatus Zixiibacteriota bacterium and contains:
- the pepF gene encoding oligoendopeptidase F, which gives rise to MPEQKTIPIRNQIADKHKWNLADIYADEAAWDADYQKAKSLIAQAKQFAGKLADSPQTMYACFHTRTELQIILSNLYQYAYLNKDLDNRVSKYQALTERAAALSSDAGAAYSFVEPELLTIDESRLQKMAAQFPRTDEYDFYIKELIRSKQHIRSEEVEEVLALSSLVTRGPDTIFSMLDDADIKYPSVRDEHGNEVQLTKQRAIKLLESSDPRVRKETHEAFYSPYREHTNTLGASLASAVNTDVFYTRTRRYDSCLHAALDSNNIPIEVYHALIETTEKNLQGLHEYVCLRKRLLKLDEIHSYDMFCPLFPEQKYEVPYDDAVRQVIESAAALGDEYGRQLRHAFHHRWVDVWETEGKGSGAYSSHSYTAHPFVLMNYNDTVDSFFTLAHELGHAMHSHFTCKTQPYPKSHYAIFVAEVASTLNEGLLLDYLLKRTKDDRQRLYLLDRAIDNAVGTFFNQVMYAHFELDIHTEVENGGALSPELMTAKWRELTQKYYGPDFTVDDFTPLKWSRIPHFYMSFYVYQYATSFAATQAILRRFLNGESGLIEKYLTMLRAGGSDHPIELLKRCGVDMTTPTPIEATLKQFAEQVAEVERMTR